The genomic stretch TATGAGATTTAGCGGCTAAGTCACTCATGCCACGACAGAGAACCTCTTCGGCAATAATAAATAGGATGGGGGAGATGGGATCTCCTTGACGTGGCCCTCTACTGACTTCAAAAAAACCCACAGGACCGCCATTCAGGAGCACAGAGATCCTGGCCGGCTGAAGCAAGGTATGAATCCAGCCAGTCATTTTTTCAGAGAAACCAAACCTTCTGAGCACTTGGAATAGAAAATCCCAAGAGATAGTGTCAAACGCCTTTTTGATGTCTACCTTGAGACCAAGATTGCCACCTCTAGAGGTCTGCCCTATTAAGTTTGCCAATTCTGAAGCTAGACAGATATTAGTCTGAATAAGCTTCCCTTTCTGAAAGGCTCCCTGCTCTTGCGAAATAATTTTTGGCAAAACACTAGAGATACGAGAGGCCATTATTTTAGATAggattttgcaaaaaaaattccccatacataatGGACGGAATTTGTCAAGAGATTTGGCTCCCTCCACCTTAGGAATTAATaacaagaaattattattaataccaTGGGGAAGAATACTTGATGAAAAAAAACCCTTGACAGCTCTGTAGACATCGTCATGGATTATATCCCAGCATTTTCTGAAGAACGCTCCAGTGAAGCCATCAGGTCCTGGAGAGCTGTCCGGATCAAGGTCCCACACCGCTCTCTTGATCTCCTCTTCAGAGGGAATGGCATCCAACATCACTTGGTCCGAATTCTGAAGAATTCTGGGAATGCAGTTAAAAATCTGGGGGTGATCCTCCAGGTCTACTTTCTTGTGAAATGTCTCATAATATTCTGCCAAATAGGATCCCATCTGATCTCGAGCACTAATAGCAACTCCATCCTCAGTATTGATGCATCTAATAGTGTTTTTGGATCTCTTGATTCTGGTCATGACGTGAAAAAATCTGGAACACCTGTCCCCTTCCTTAAGCCATCTTACCCTAGATTTTTGAAGCCACAATTTCTCCTGGTTTTCCATTGCTTTCCAATATTTGGTCTTGGCATCGGCTTCCTGATCAAAGAGCTGCTCAGTGAGGCCATCCTCCTCAATGCTTCTCTGAATGTTCTCCAGCTCAGCCTTGGAAGTAATCACCTCCTGATCCAGATTAGGGAAAGCTTCCCTAGACCAAGATTTAATAACAGGCTTCAGAGCCTTCAGCTTCTGCGCAAGGATGAAAGGGGGAGATCCTGAGAAGTTATTATGCCAAGCTTCTTTTATCACATATAAAAATTGATGGTGATCCATCCAAAAAGAATTTAGCCTAAAAGGGCAGTTTTTAGGCTTAATAGAAGAAACCAAGCAGGCCATCAGGGGAGCATGATCTGATGCAACACGAATCAGCACCTTTTGAATGCAATCGTCAAAGATCTTCATCCACTCTTCATTCACAAAAGTTCTATCAAGAATCGCAGCAACATTACCCCTTCTTCGGTTATTAGTCCAAGTAAATTTTCTTCCCAAGGAAGGGATTTGGATCAAAGCTAAAGCATCAACCATGGCAGCAAACTCAGAGGCTGCGCCAAGAGAGAAACTTCCTGGCCCTCGTCTCTCGTGGTCGTAAAGGgttgcattaaaatccccaataatCATTCTCGGCACTCCCGAATCACCAGAAACTATATCCATCCACAGAGATCTCCTTTTTGCTCTGAGGCATTTTGCGTGCACCATAGAAACATTAAGCATTCTACCATTCCACTCCACTTGGATTGACAACTGCTGCTCTGACATGGAGGATATTAATGGTTTCCTTAGTCTTTGCTTACACATGATCTAAAGGTTTGGATGCGCATCGACCCtttcattatgaataaaatcagtCGCGAAACCgaatttactaaaaaaaatttttggaaatttatTCGTAGACACCATTGGTTCGGCTAAACAAATGATATCAGGAGAGTTCTCACGGACTATCTTCAATAAGGCAATCCTAGCTGATGCCTTCTTAATTCCGCAAATGTTCCAAAAGAGGACTTTCATGGACGCCTAGATGATGGGATTTGGTCGCCTCTAGCTGGTCGACCCACTTTCTGCAtctgttttcccttctttctttgcaTTCTAACCCAGCCTTGCTGCCCCTCTTCCCTTGCCACAACCGCTGAATCTACCATTGCAGCCGCCTCGTGAGCATCGTCGCGATTGGCACCATCACGAGTGGCAACTCGCGTACTCCTGCGCACAGTCTCAAGGTGGCGATCACTGGCATCAGGGCTGCTCCCAATCCAGGATCCAGAGGTCTGATTGATAGGATCTTGGgtatgtccaagatccataccCACTTCTGCCTGACTCGCTTCAGTACTCAAACCGAGCACAACCTCCAACTGAGGATCTCCATGCAGATTGTttgcattttcaaaatttaaaatctcATGTTGATTTGAAATCCTATTACTTGTGGAAAGAGAATCCACATTGGAGCCCAAAGGAGAAGGTCTCCTTGATGGAGGCGTCATATCCTCCCTAGGAGTCTCAACGCCCCCACTTGCCAAGTTTAAGGAACTTTCCAAAATAGGAGAGTCCTCCCTGTCACTTCCTCTCTCCACCATGGCCGGTTCAGTAGCCCCCAAAGCCTCCTCCCTACCACCGTGTAAGGTGGCCTCAGCTTCACCGGCATCATGAGCATCACGATGCTGAAGTCAACGTGAGGAAGAAAAGGTGGAAGGCACCATTGTTCCCCTAGGAGAGTCATTGACATATACTGCTCCTGGGACTCCTTGATTAGGCTCCGCACGACGAGCTCGCGAATCtgctatcttcttctctttacaATCAGATAGGACATGTCCCACTTTTTTACAAAATCCACACTGCCCCATTGAATCTTCGTAGAGCAATTTCTGCTCAAACCAGAACAAGTTTGCAGTTCCTGGTTGCCGTCGCTCTACCTGAATTTCCTCAGGTCTTGCAGATCCCGTGTTCATCTCCACTAGGACAAGAGCATAGTTCCCGTACATTACATTCTTCGTGCGATGATCGAGAGCCACCGGATGGCCCGCAACCTTAGCCATTGTCAGTAACACCTTCTCGTGCCAGTATTCTAATGGCAAGTCTGGAAACCTCAcccaaacaagatttttttttactggttTTTCATGTATACTGAAATCCGGGCACCAGCGTTGAAAACGCACGAGCTGCCCTCCCACCTTCAAAGGACTTCTCTTCCAGATGGATGCCATGTCCGCTTCTTTCTCAAACTGAAAAATGGTAAACCCTTTACCCATGGGCACCATCTTGATGTGACCCTTAAGATTCCAGGATTCGCGAGCTTCTTTGCGAACATCATCCATAGAGAGGAATCGAAAATTAAGTCTACTGATAAGGGCATATCGATACCTCCCTAGTTGATCCTCATATGCATCCTGAGGTATAATTACCTTTGTTGAAGTTCCTGCGCGGACAGGGTCAGGGAGATCGTCAACTTCAGGCAGGACGCTCCGTACAGCCTTAGCATATGTTTTCTTAGGAATCTGGGCAGCAGGTTGTTCATTACCACCATCCACCACGAGGGAGGGTGCGGCAACGAGTGGTTCCTTCCCTTGATCGCCTTCTTCCGCCTGAGCACCAGTTTCCATAATGTTGTCCGAAGGATCAGCCTCCTTGGATACATTCAGCGTCTGAGGTGGGTTACAGGTAGCACTCCAGAAGTCTGTGAGCCGAAGCTGCTTGCCCCTCTCCGATGGTAGGCCTCCACCAGGGTCATGACCAGACTCAGAGATCGGAGCATTCATAGTCAAATCCAAATAAGCACAAAAAGAAAGGTGCAGTGTGAAACCTCATATGTGCTTGAATTGATATCGCATATGATTCATCATATTAAATTAAGACGCAAATTGAAAATTTATGTGAATaaagataattattttttattatgaatttaaattaaatatgaaagaaaatttgtcaaataatttaaaGGCACTTCAATTGATTCAGATATTTTCTCTGTGTGCCACCTAACAAGTGTTGTGTTTACAATAAAGATTATTGAGATACAACAGTACATTATCTTAAAAAACTAATCGATACAAGTCATgcaaatttactttatttacgTAATAAAATTGTGTCTTCTTTGATAGTTGTTTTGTGACTTTTGCCCCCTCCCCTTGGCTCTTCTTTGATGGTTGTTTTGTGACTTTTGTCCTACACATACATCTGCACGTGCAaatttatttatagattttaaTAGAAAATCACTACCTTTGACCTAGAGAAGGAAGCGAGTAGTGAGAGTTAAGGCGGGCATAGAGAATGCTCTGTCAGAGCATTAAGCCCATCAACAAACTCAGAAGCAAAGGCTTCCATCTCCAGTTTGTTGAGAGCcaaatcaaactcaaacccaccaTCTACATTAGAGCTATCTTTCAGAAACATGCCACTTGTTCCTTCAACGGATGTCATCTCCACCTTCTTTGGcctcccaaacccaaaatctgTCTTGTAATACTCAAACTGTGGTGACCCTGCGACTGCAAAAATTCGATCATGCGGCAGCTCCACCAAGCTTGCAACACTCTGCACCATGCCTTTCAAGACTCCTTTGTCCATCTCATGGAGCGCATATCCTAACAACTGTGCTGCCGCAGCTACTCCTCCTCTTATCAGATCAGTCTTGTCTTCAACGACCACTACATAAGGCTTGACACAGTTACCCATATATGTTCCAGGGATTGGAGGGTCCAGGCGAGCCCTACAATCGGCGTTAAGCACAAAGCTACTCATATTATTGTTGGACTCACCCACTTTTGCTTCTGCTTTAAGCAAACAAATCCAAGTGTAAGCACATGTCGCCACCAATCTGGATGGAGCAGCAATTGATCTtgtatgtgtttgtgtttgttcttccttcttcttgtaTTGAGCGAAGATCCATTCCTTGAGTCTCCTACTGCTTGCTTCATTTAACTCGAATGTAGCTCGAACCAAGTTGGGTTTGAGTTCTCTATCTATCGCTCTCAATATTCGATTCTCGGACCCAGATTCGGAATCCATTAATCCTTCCAACAACtccaagaaaatatttaagATGCTCTCTTTATCCTCGATCACAGTCCTATCCAAGAATGGTAGAGATTCAGCTGAGAGAAACCCAGCTCCTAACTTGGAAATCGAAGACCATGTCCTCATGAAGTGGGTGAATGCTCTTCCATCGCAAGACGAATGGTGACGAGACAAAGCAATACAGATCCCAGTGTTTGGGAAAACAGTAACTTGTATTGCTAACAAGGGGATATTAGTTCCAGAAGTAGGCAAGTGAGGCACGAGTGGGCGTGATTCCATGGTTTCTCTTATGTGATTGGAGGAGAGATGATAAAAATCGGAATCCGACTCAGCAACGGTGAAAGAGACTGAGTCTCCTTCAGTGTAATAGATCATGGGCTGGTTGGGTTCATGAGGCCAAGAGACATTTCCTGCTAAAGGGTAGAAGTGGATGAGGGTGGAGGAGAGTGAGTGTTTGAGCTGTGGAAGCAGAGAATGAGTGAATTGAGATATTGGGTGTGGGTATTCATAGAAATATACTATTTCCACTGGTAGTACTGGTAACCAAAATGCATCGAAGAAGGTCAGAGGGATAGCGGTTGAAGTCGGGGCGGCGACGGAGCCCGGAGGTGGTGCAACTTTGCACTGCTCAAGAATCTTCACAGGTTTGGATGCAGCCATGAAGGTCAGAGGGACAACGCTGGGAAAGCTTCTTGTGGGGTTTGATTAAGGCAACCACAAATTAAGGAGTACATAGCCTGCCATTGGAGAATAAGGTTCTTTATAGCCTACCGTGTGAGAGTTGAGGATCCGGAGTCCCAATGTCGGTGTCTTTCAAAATAATGAGGCAGATGAGATAGAGATTTAAAGTCATGAAGCCTCCTTATATTGTGGGTGGATAGTTGATAATAACAAAGCATATAAGTAGATGGGCATTGAAGCCTCTAGGCTCTACATGCGTATGAATGATTATATTTTGTAAAGGAAATTACAATGACATATCATGGCACCCCCATCAGAGAACCACTCCCTTATGTTTACGGTTAAGTGATGACAGTCTTCAGTTTGCTATTTTTAAAATAGCCAAATTACCCTTATAAGCGGTAAATTTACAACCTACCCTTCTCCTATTACTTCCCCTAAATCGTGATTCCTCTTCCTCTTGCTACTTTCTTCACCGAAGAACACTCAGCAACTTGTTTTGTAAATCTACTCTTACTCGATTCATGATGGAACATGCAAATTGATTCAAAGATTAGACCTACGTTGAAGTTCTCATAATCACCCCTAACTCAGTGTGACAAATAACTCATAAACCCTCTTTCAAGTGGCAACATTCAGTTATGTTCAATCTCACTGTCTCCTTTGAGATTCGAAATACTCATGCACCACCTTCAAGGTACGATTTTCTGTTAGTCTTTCCCTTCATCTCTTTTTGTTATAATTTTCTGCTTCAAAGATAGCGATTTCtagcatttagggttttattGAATAGGAGGTCGAAGGAAGAACCAAACGGAAACCCCAAAGTAGAAGGAGCAAGTGATTCTTTTGATCTTTTCATGCaatttaatttaggatttacaaggatTTAGCATTTATATTTAACAAAAATTCCAGAACGACACACAACAGTGTTTGTTTCTCTACATGTCTATCTGTCTCTCTATGTCTCTATGACCTATTACCCTTGCTGCCCCAGATCAAATCTGCTTCTCAGATCACTTTATGTCTTCAAACGATGGAAAGTGGTGTATGAAAGTGATCCAACAATAATGTAAATGGGTTATAAGGAAATATATAGGTAAGGTTAAAATGGTGTTTTCATGTTTTAAGTTGTTGTCAGTTAACATTGTTAGTCTGAAAATGGGACAGTTACAATACTTTTCTCTGATGGAGGTGCCGTGATATTGTCCAAATCTCCTTGGGAGGTCACTATAATTTCCTATATTTTGTAATTAGGAGTTAACTCAAGATTCTCTACCCACGTGGGGTGCCTACCCATAGCACCAATGAAACGGAGTTGCCATGGAATCTCTATTAGGTGCATGGTGGATAAATAGGACTTGGATCCTCTCCCATGAGAAAACCGCCTAATGTGCGTTGCCTATGCAATACCTGGCAATGAAGAACCTAATGGTTGGGGGATCTACTAACAAAAAACTGCAACCACCTACCCCACTTTACTTGACAACCAGTTATCCAAACCCATCTAGTTGGAagctaatttatttatttttagttttgaaTCCTAGACCCTAATCAAGATGGTTACTCTCTTATTGTAGATTATTTTCTTGAAAAGTCGGATGTTAGATTTGAAGTTTCAGATCCGATGATAACATGGCCTACATTGGTTAAGTTGGATTTGGAGATGGATGCAATGCATCATCCGTGCTATCGGTTCCAATCAAGTTAGGAATTTTTCCCAGTGTTAGTTAGGAAGTTTAAGGCTTAGTTTTGCTGATGGAAATGCTGAAAGTGGGAATGATGTCCTTTTCTTTCTATCTatgtttttttatattgtaaagCTTGAGAGAATAGTCttttgtatattatttttttttctgactgAATACAAATGaatttctagcgaaaaaaaaaaaggtagttaCTCTTAGGTTGCGTTAGGTAGTCATCCGTCCAGGGgaacaaaaaaagggaataaaacatttgatgtcaacttggtgttttccgattttttttggaacgaatagcggaaaaaaaaaaaaataaggctagaaacacaaaatgattGAATGATGAaaccttgttccatcatttcagtttcgttccaaataaaaaaagtaaacaattagggtaatcattcctgaaacaggttcaccaaacaccttttttatttttttaaacggCCTTTTGAcgcaaaaactaaaaataatgtTTTTGACAAGACACGCCATTTTTGGAACTGAATGACTGCCAAATGTAGCCTTAGCCAATAAAAACTGTTGAAcgtatttccttctttttctaaaGGAGAGA from Macadamia integrifolia cultivar HAES 741 chromosome 14, SCU_Mint_v3, whole genome shotgun sequence encodes the following:
- the LOC122060810 gene encoding phenolic glucoside malonyltransferase 1-like → MAASKPVKILEQCKVAPPPGSVAAPTSTAIPLTFFDAFWLPVLPVEIVYFYEYPHPISQFTHSLLPQLKHSLSSTLIHFYPLAGNVSWPHEPNQPMIYYTEGDSVSFTVAESDSDFYHLSSNHIRETMESRPLVPHLPTSGTNIPLLAIQVTVFPNTGICIALSRHHSSCDGRAFTHFMRTWSSISKLGAGFLSAESLPFLDRTVIEDKESILNIFLELLEGLMDSESGSENRILRAIDRELKPNLVRATFELNEASSRRLKEWIFAQYKKKEEQTQTHTRSIAAPSRLVATCAYTWICLLKAEAKVGESNNNMSSFVLNADCRARLDPPIPGTYMGNCVKPYVVVVEDKTDLIRGGVAAAAQLLGYALHEMDKGVLKGMVQSVASLVELPHDRIFAVAGSPQFEYYKTDFGFGRPKKVEMTSVEGTSGMFLKDSSNVDGGFEFDLALNKLEMEAFASEFVDGLNALTEHSLCPP